A stretch of Candidatus Symbiobacter mobilis CR DNA encodes these proteins:
- a CDS encoding polysaccharide biosynthesis tyrosine autokinase — MDRTPLPTVSPASPVPAAVTWAAEDEDGIHLLDLLDVVLDHRWLIAAVTACCLVGGGLYAFLATPIYEANTLIQVEDGQGGGLGGLLGNAGNLFEIKSPATAEIEILRSRTVVGQAVQNLRLDVVIEPKYLPIVGEWLARHAQDLSEPGVFGMEGYVYGTEELVIADLRVAQPLEGQTLTVVALADGYRLQDERGRVLGEGKPNAPLSFMIDGHQGELVVARIHAKPGAEFLVSKRSALAVTESLQRSLNIAEKGKQSGIINTTLQGSDAWKTATILNEISNLYVRQNVQRKAAEAEKSIVFLNSQLPELRKQLEHSENRFSEFRRLRGTFNLSEEAKGLLDQSVSLRVRLLELRQRRTEMQARFTAQHPAMQVLDAQIQQIQSQLGALEGQSKNFPDVEQDMLRLTRDVKVNNELYTTLLNSFQQLRLIKEGKVGNVRIVDPAAIPEAPVKPRRALILALAGLLGALAGVGLAFVRNGLRAGIEHADEIEQHLGLRVFATVPHSHIQEELAAEHPSSRNLGHRLLASSHPNDICVESLRSLRTALQFAMLDATNKIVLVTGPTPGLGKSFVSANFALVLAAAGKRVLLVDADLRKGHVHESFGFDRSPGWSELIAGSQSLEDVLHVGAAPGLDFLSTGIIPPNPAELLMSAAAQGWLERFSKRYDAVVVDTPPVLAVADAQVLASQAGTVFLLARASITTLAELQESTKRLANVGTTVRGVIFNDIDLRKRRYGYGYGYGYKYGRYRYAQYDYSSATKRIPS, encoded by the coding sequence CCACCCCGATCTACGAGGCCAACACTTTGATCCAAGTGGAAGACGGCCAAGGTGGAGGCTTGGGCGGGTTGCTGGGCAACGCGGGCAACTTGTTCGAGATCAAGTCTCCGGCCACGGCGGAAATCGAAATTCTTCGCTCTCGCACCGTCGTCGGGCAGGCAGTACAGAACCTGCGGCTTGATGTGGTCATTGAACCCAAATACCTGCCCATCGTCGGCGAATGGCTGGCTCGGCATGCCCAGGATCTGTCCGAACCCGGCGTGTTCGGCATGGAAGGCTATGTGTACGGCACCGAAGAATTGGTTATCGCGGACTTGCGCGTTGCGCAGCCCCTCGAAGGGCAAACGCTAACGGTAGTGGCGCTGGCTGACGGCTACCGCTTGCAGGATGAGCGCGGGCGCGTGTTGGGAGAGGGCAAACCCAATGCGCCGCTGTCGTTCATGATCGATGGACACCAAGGGGAACTGGTCGTCGCACGCATCCACGCCAAGCCGGGCGCGGAATTCCTGGTCAGCAAGCGGTCTGCTTTGGCCGTTACCGAATCGCTGCAAAGAAGCCTGAACATTGCAGAAAAAGGCAAGCAGTCGGGGATCATCAACACGACCTTGCAGGGCAGCGACGCCTGGAAAACCGCGACGATCCTCAACGAAATCAGCAATCTGTACGTCCGGCAGAACGTGCAGCGCAAGGCTGCGGAGGCAGAAAAATCGATTGTCTTCCTCAACAGCCAATTGCCTGAACTGCGTAAGCAGCTCGAACATTCCGAAAACCGTTTCAGCGAATTCCGCCGCCTGCGCGGCACTTTCAATCTGAGCGAAGAGGCCAAGGGGCTGCTCGATCAATCGGTGTCGTTACGGGTACGGTTGCTCGAATTGCGGCAGCGTCGCACCGAAATGCAAGCGCGGTTCACGGCGCAACACCCGGCCATGCAGGTGCTTGATGCGCAAATCCAGCAGATTCAATCGCAGCTCGGCGCCCTCGAAGGCCAATCGAAGAACTTTCCCGATGTAGAGCAAGACATGCTCCGGCTGACGCGCGACGTCAAAGTCAACAACGAGCTGTACACCACCTTGCTCAACAGCTTCCAGCAACTGCGGCTGATCAAGGAAGGCAAAGTCGGCAACGTGCGCATCGTCGACCCCGCAGCCATCCCGGAAGCACCAGTCAAGCCACGGCGTGCGCTGATTCTGGCGCTGGCCGGGCTGTTGGGCGCGCTGGCCGGCGTTGGGCTGGCTTTCGTGCGCAATGGCTTGCGAGCTGGGATTGAGCACGCTGACGAGATTGAGCAGCACCTGGGGCTGCGAGTCTTCGCAACGGTGCCCCACTCCCACATACAGGAGGAATTGGCCGCCGAGCATCCTTCCTCCCGCAACCTGGGGCACCGTCTGCTGGCAAGCTCCCATCCCAACGACATCTGCGTCGAAAGCCTGCGCAGCCTGCGCACGGCATTGCAATTCGCGATGCTCGACGCCACCAACAAGATCGTCCTGGTGACCGGGCCAACGCCGGGCCTGGGCAAGTCCTTCGTCAGTGCCAACTTTGCGCTCGTACTTGCTGCGGCGGGCAAACGCGTGCTGCTCGTCGATGCAGACCTGCGCAAGGGGCATGTACACGAATCTTTCGGCTTCGACCGCAGCCCCGGATGGAGCGAGTTGATCGCGGGTTCGCAATCGTTGGAGGATGTGCTCCACGTCGGCGCGGCGCCGGGGCTGGACTTCCTTTCGACGGGGATCATCCCCCCCAACCCGGCGGAGTTGCTGATGTCCGCAGCAGCGCAGGGCTGGTTGGAACGGTTTTCGAAGCGCTACGATGCCGTCGTCGTCGACACCCCACCGGTGCTGGCGGTGGCGGATGCGCAGGTGCTCGCATCGCAAGCTGGCACCGTGTTCCTGCTCGCACGGGCGTCGATCACCACGCTGGCCGAGCTGCAGGAATCGACCAAGCGGCTGGCCAACGTTGGCACGACAGTGCGTGGCGTCATCTTCAACGACATCGATTTGCGCAAACGCCGCTACGGGTACGGTTATGGGTACGGCTACAAATATGGCCGCTATCGGTATGCGCAGTACGACTACAGCTCTGCCACGAAGCGGATTCCAAGCTGA
- a CDS encoding Rpn family recombination-promoting nuclease/putative transposase, whose product MGTFGVLWRGAKRGTTMRFLDVRTDCAFQMVFGSQRSRQVLRHFLNAMLEYEDEHEIRDVEIVDPGQVPLVRGMKDCYVNVRAVLANDSHVLIEMQVLDVESIEQPVLYNAARLYSSQLRYREHYRLINPVIALTFTDFVFFADTPEQMMSRYRLAKKQRLMDYDIELVFVELPKFRKEGSELAGAQDQWIYFIKNARTLDRVPDCLTEPMIRQALEWIDESTLSARELETMHQRREVLQMQRDALGKARINGVREGFEQGRQAERQAVARVAHGQGLAAVHIAQLLGCTLEEVQRLLAVPSA is encoded by the coding sequence ATGGGGACATTCGGCGTGCTGTGGCGTGGAGCCAAGAGGGGAACGACGATGCGATTTCTCGATGTGCGTACGGACTGTGCCTTCCAGATGGTCTTTGGCTCGCAGCGATCCCGGCAGGTACTGCGCCATTTTCTGAACGCGATGCTGGAGTACGAGGACGAGCACGAGATTCGGGACGTGGAGATCGTCGATCCTGGCCAGGTTCCCCTGGTACGGGGCATGAAAGACTGCTACGTCAACGTGAGGGCGGTGCTGGCCAATGACAGCCATGTCCTCATCGAAATGCAGGTGCTCGATGTCGAAAGCATTGAGCAGCCGGTGCTCTACAACGCGGCCCGGCTGTATTCCAGTCAGCTTCGGTACCGGGAGCACTACCGGCTGATCAACCCGGTGATTGCGCTGACATTCACGGACTTTGTCTTCTTTGCCGACACGCCGGAACAAATGATGAGCCGCTACCGGCTTGCCAAAAAGCAGCGGCTGATGGACTACGACATCGAGCTGGTATTCGTCGAGCTGCCCAAATTCCGCAAAGAGGGGTCGGAATTGGCGGGGGCGCAGGATCAGTGGATCTATTTCATCAAAAACGCCAGAACGCTGGATCGGGTTCCCGATTGCCTGACGGAACCCATGATCCGGCAGGCGCTGGAGTGGATCGACGAATCGACGCTCAGCGCACGGGAATTGGAGACGATGCACCAGCGTCGGGAAGTCCTCCAGATGCAGCGCGATGCCTTGGGCAAGGCACGAATCAATGGGGTGCGGGAAGGTTTCGAGCAGGGCCGCCAAGCCGAGCGCCAAGCCGTGGCGCGTGTTGCGCACGGCCAAGGCTTGGCCGCAGTCCATATTGCACAGTTGCTGGGATGTACGCTAGAGGAAGTGCAGCGACTGCTCGCTGTGCCATCCGCCTGA
- the nrdR gene encoding transcriptional regulator NrdR has protein sequence MKCPFCGHAETLVTETRVSEDGTVVRRRRRCVACDKRCTTYERADVSFPMVIKKDGRRVEHERCKLLASMTLALRKRPIGTEQIEAAVERIQERLLHSGLREIHTARIGEMVMAELKGLDKVAYVRFASVYRSFEDVDEFRLLVDEVR, from the coding sequence GTGAAGTGCCCGTTTTGCGGTCATGCCGAAACCTTGGTGACAGAGACCAGGGTGTCTGAAGATGGCACCGTCGTCCGACGCCGACGCCGTTGCGTGGCCTGCGACAAGCGGTGTACGACCTACGAGCGTGCGGATGTATCGTTTCCCATGGTCATCAAGAAAGACGGCAGGCGCGTGGAACACGAGCGCTGCAAGCTGCTGGCTTCGATGACGCTGGCCTTGCGCAAGCGGCCCATCGGCACCGAGCAGATCGAAGCGGCAGTCGAACGTATCCAAGAGAGGCTGCTGCATTCCGGGCTGCGCGAAATCCATACCGCACGCATCGGCGAAATGGTGATGGCAGAACTCAAAGGGCTCGACAAAGTGGCCTATGTGCGCTTTGCCAGCGTATACCGCAGCTTCGAAGACGTCGACGAGTTTCGACTGCTGGTTGACGAAGTGCGCTGA
- a CDS encoding peroxiredoxin: MAVVLYKPLPEFESFATGGVRITNTSHLGRYLVLYFYPKDHTPGCTTEATQFRDRYADFVAAGAEVFGVSRDNMRSHEDFHRQLELPFPLIADTEEKLCHMFGVVKNKIMYGKKVKGIERSTFLIDKQGCLVQEWRCLKVPGHVDEVLAAMHAHQHGGSHPDTAPGNSGA; encoded by the coding sequence ATGGCGGTCGTTCTGTATAAGCCCCTGCCCGAGTTTGAGTCCTTCGCCACCGGTGGTGTGCGGATCACCAATACCTCGCATCTCGGACGTTACTTGGTTCTGTACTTCTACCCCAAGGATCACACCCCCGGGTGTACGACGGAGGCCACGCAGTTTCGTGATCGCTACGCCGATTTCGTCGCTGCGGGGGCGGAAGTATTCGGTGTCTCGCGCGACAACATGCGCTCACACGAGGACTTTCATCGCCAGCTTGAGCTGCCCTTTCCGCTGATCGCAGATACCGAGGAAAAGCTTTGCCACATGTTCGGTGTCGTCAAGAACAAGATCATGTATGGCAAGAAGGTCAAGGGCATCGAACGCAGCACCTTCCTGATCGACAAGCAAGGCTGCCTGGTGCAGGAATGGCGCTGCCTGAAAGTGCCGGGGCATGTCGACGAAGTGCTCGCAGCTATGCATGCGCACCAGCATGGCGGTTCACACCCAGATACAGCGCCAGGCAACTCCGGCGCGTAG